One genomic region from Capra hircus breed San Clemente chromosome 18, ASM170441v1, whole genome shotgun sequence encodes:
- the LOC102182532 gene encoding carcinoembryonic antigen-related cell adhesion molecule 6-like: MSLPSLLVSLLSFWTLPTTARLAVETVPPLVAEGSVAVFNILEKEGLIIGYGWFRGNRVDQQAAIEGYQVIENSHTPGPANTGRETIKPNGSLIIQSVRKQDAGTYTVITVKADLTNVSASGQLQVYSECFLSDLGMLKGAVEFCFDRPGWRLHLPLHYVPCWGLNVQCRAHTVETNSKGSDFHSGDLGPADTAERRPIHRGGKTVFRPLRQPSIQVNDPMVREKGNRVVITCVTNETGISIKWIFNKQQLKAAKNIFLSKDSKNLTIDPIKKENAGEYQCEIFNIGTSNRSEIFELKVKDSWFDLTTGTIVGIMIGILVGLAVIGALMYFLFFK; this comes from the exons atgtctctcccttccctcctagTCTCACTCTTATCCTTCTGGACCCTGCCCACCACTGCCCGCCTCGCTGTTGAAACGGTGCCCCCACTTGTTGCAGAAGGGTCGGTCGCCGTTTTTAACATCCTTGAAAAGGAAGGGCTTATCATCGGCTATGGCTGGTTCAGAGGGAACAGGGTAGATCAACAAGCTGCAATTGAAGGCTACCAAGTAATTGAAAATTCACATACACCTGGGCCTGCAAACACTGGTCGAGAGACAATAAAACCCAATGGCTCCCTGATAATCCAGTCTGTCAGGAAGCAAGACGCAGGAACCTACACCGTGATCACTGTAAAGGCTGATTTAACTAATGTTTCGGCTTCTGGACAGCTCCAAGTATACAGTGAGTGCTTCCTCTCTGACCTCGGGATGCTGAAAGGGGCGGTTGAATTCTGCTTTGACAGACCCGGATGGCGCCTCCATCTCCCTCTACATTATGTCCCGTGTTGGGGTTTGAACGTTCAGTGCAGGGCACACACTGTGGAGACAAACTCCAAAGGGTCCGACTTCCACTCTGGGGATCTGGGCCCTGCAGACACTGCAGAAAGGAGGCCG ATACACAGGGGTGGCAAAACTGTCTTCC GCCCGCTGCGGCAGCCCTCCATCCAAGTCAACGACCCCATGGTCAGGGAAAAAGGAAACAGGGTGGTCATTACCTGTGTCACAAATGAAACGGGCATCAGCATCAAGTGGATCTTCAATAAGCAGCAACTAAAAGCCGCAAAGAACATCTTCCTGTCCAAGGACAGCAAGAACCTCACCATAGACCCCATCAAGAAGGAAAATGCCGGGGAATATCAGTGTGAGATCTTCAACATAGGCACTTCCAACAGAAGTGAGATCTTTGAGCTGAAGGTGAAAG ACTCTTGGTTTGACCTCACAACTGGTACCATTGTCGGCATCATGATTGGAATCTTGGTTGGTCTGGCTGTGATAGGAGCCctgatgtattttctttttttcaaataa